A single genomic interval of Psychroserpens sp. NJDZ02 harbors:
- the ltrA gene encoding group II intron reverse transcriptase/maturase, producing the protein MIENVLAATNLYKATRQVERNKGASGVDGMKTTRLSKYILENRSILLSTIRENRYTPKPILGVTIPKGEGKTRLLGIPTVVDRWLQQAVSQQLMVHFEYDFEPVSYGFRPQNNIQKAVLQAQRYINSGYQDIVDIDLKGFFDQVDHCILLQLIYHKVKCPTTLRLIRKWLRVPILINGRLKKRRKGIPQGSPISPLLSNIMLDVLDKEMKSMGLRYVRYADDFSVYAKSKSEAKQIGNKLFVFLRDRLKLPINKAKSGLRRPVNFELLGHGFVPIYKKGVKGQYALVVAKNSWAKFKRNLKSITKKTKPMSLLERLERLNQVCRGWMTNYRLTNIYAKSKKLDEWLRNRLRYCIWHDWKKLERKRKNLIQLGIEAGQAYAWSRTRMGGWAVAQSPILKTTITTSRLKRKGYKPLLDYINNTQTSIW; encoded by the coding sequence ATGATTGAAAATGTATTAGCAGCAACAAACCTTTATAAAGCAACACGACAAGTGGAGCGCAATAAAGGTGCGAGCGGTGTAGATGGTATGAAAACAACGAGGCTTTCTAAATATATATTAGAAAACCGTTCAATACTACTATCCACCATTCGAGAAAACCGCTATACTCCAAAACCAATATTAGGGGTAACTATTCCAAAAGGAGAAGGTAAAACTAGACTTTTAGGAATACCCACGGTAGTAGATAGATGGCTACAACAGGCGGTAAGTCAGCAATTAATGGTTCATTTTGAGTATGATTTTGAACCTGTTAGTTACGGTTTTCGTCCACAAAATAATATCCAAAAAGCAGTACTACAAGCTCAAAGGTATATCAATTCAGGTTACCAAGATATTGTAGATATTGATTTAAAAGGATTCTTTGATCAAGTAGACCACTGTATTTTACTGCAACTTATTTACCACAAGGTAAAATGTCCAACCACCTTACGGTTAATCCGAAAATGGCTAAGAGTTCCCATTTTAATAAATGGAAGACTCAAAAAGCGCAGAAAAGGAATCCCGCAAGGCAGTCCAATAAGTCCCTTATTATCTAATATTATGTTAGATGTATTGGACAAAGAAATGAAAAGTATGGGCTTGCGTTATGTGCGCTATGCTGACGATTTTAGCGTTTACGCTAAAAGTAAAAGCGAGGCGAAACAAATAGGAAACAAACTGTTTGTCTTTTTAAGAGACAGACTTAAATTACCTATAAATAAAGCCAAAAGTGGCCTGCGTAGACCTGTAAATTTTGAGTTACTCGGACATGGTTTTGTGCCCATTTATAAAAAGGGAGTGAAAGGACAATATGCATTAGTGGTAGCTAAGAACAGTTGGGCAAAGTTTAAACGTAATCTAAAAAGTATCACCAAGAAAACCAAACCGATGTCGTTGTTAGAACGTCTTGAACGGCTTAACCAAGTCTGCCGAGGCTGGATGACTAATTATCGCTTAACAAACATCTATGCAAAAAGTAAAAAGCTAGATGAATGGTTAAGAAATCGATTACGCTATTGTATTTGGCACGATTGGAAGAAACTAGAACGCAAGCGTAAAAACTTGATTCAATTAGGTATAGAGGCAGGACAAGCTTATGCTTGGAGTAGAACAAGAATGGGAGGTTGGGCAGTAGCTCAAAGTCCTATTTTAAAGACTACTATCACAACTTCTAGGCTTAAACGAAAAGGGTATAAACCTTTGTTAGATTATATTAATAATACGCAAACTTCAATTTGGTGA
- the ltrA gene encoding group II intron reverse transcriptase/maturase gives MIENVLAATNLYKATRQVERNKGASGVDGMKTTKLSKYILENRSIVLSTIRENRYTPKPILGVSIPKGQGKTRLLGIPTVVDRWLQQAVSQQLMVHFEYDFEPVSYGFRPQKNIQKAVLQAQTYINSGYQDIVDIDLKGFFDQVDHCILLQLIYHKVKCPTTLRLIRKWLRVPILINGRLKKRRKGIPQGSPISPLLSNIMLDVLDKEMKSMGLRYVRYADDFSVYAKSKSEAKQIGNKLFVFLRDRLKLPINKAKSGLRRPLNFELLGHGFVPVYKKGVKGQYALVVAKNSWAKFKRNLKSITKKTKPMSLLERLERLNQVCRGWMTNYRLTNIYAKSKKLDEWLRNRLRYCIWHDWKKLERKRKNLIQLGVEAGQAYAWSRTRMGGWAVAQSPILKTTITTSRLKRKGYKPLLDYINNTQTSIW, from the coding sequence ATGATTGAAAACGTATTAGCAGCGACAAACCTTTATAAAGCAACACGACAAGTGGAGCGCAATAAAGGTGCGAGCGGTGTAGATGGTATGAAAACAACGAAGCTTTCTAAATATATATTAGAAAACCGTTCAATAGTACTATCCACCATTCGAGAAAACCGCTATACTCCAAAACCAATATTAGGGGTAAGCATTCCAAAAGGACAAGGTAAAACTAGACTTTTAGGAATACCCACAGTAGTAGATAGATGGCTACAACAGGCGGTAAGTCAGCAATTAATGGTTCATTTTGAGTATGATTTTGAACCTGTTAGTTACGGTTTCCGTCCACAAAAGAACATCCAAAAAGCAGTACTACAAGCTCAAACGTATATCAATTCAGGTTACCAAGATATTGTAGATATTGATTTAAAAGGATTCTTTGACCAAGTAGACCACTGTATTTTACTACAACTTATTTACCACAAGGTAAAATGTCCAACCACCTTACGGTTAATCCGAAAATGGCTAAGAGTTCCCATTTTAATAAATGGAAGACTCAAAAAGCGCAGAAAAGGAATCCCGCAAGGCAGTCCAATAAGTCCCTTATTATCTAATATTATGTTAGATGTATTGGACAAAGAAATGAAAAGTATGGGCTTGCGTTATGTGCGCTATGCTGATGATTTTAGCGTTTACGCTAAAAGTAAAAGCGAGGCGAAACAAATAGGAAACAAACTGTTTGTCTTTTTAAGAGACAGACTTAAATTGCCTATAAATAAAGCCAAAAGTGGCCTGCGTAGACCTTTAAATTTTGAGTTACTCGGACATGGTTTTGTACCCGTTTATAAAAAGGGTGTGAAAGGACAATATGCATTAGTGGTAGCTAAGAATAGTTGGGCAAAGTTTAAACGTAATCTAAAAAGTATCACCAAGAAAACCAAACCGATGTCGTTGTTAGAACGTCTTGAACGGCTTAACCAAGTCTGCCGAGGTTGGATGACTAATTATCGCTTAACAAACATCTATGCAAAAAGTAAAAAGCTAGATGAATGGTTAAGAAATCGATTACGCTATTGTATTTGGCACGATTGGAAAAAACTAGAACGCAAGCGTAAAAACTTGATTCAATTAGGTGTAGAGGCAGGACAAGCTTATGCTTGGAGTAGAACCAGAATGGGAGGTTGGGCAGTAGCTCAAAGTCCTATTTTAAAGACTACCATCACAACTTCTAGGCTTAAACGAAAAGGGTATAAACCTTTGTTAGATTATATTAATAATACGCAAACTTCAATTTGGTGA
- a CDS encoding transposase yields MYRNDKVIRRYSEPFKLKILAELTIGKHTKSELCKLYSIAPTTVNVWIKKYNRKDLMNTRVKVETKDEISRIKALQKEIEQLKKLLLKKDLDAMVEESYLEVAAEDLGYKSIAELKKKLSIKP; encoded by the coding sequence ATGTATAGAAATGACAAAGTAATTAGACGTTACAGCGAACCTTTTAAGTTAAAAATTTTAGCCGAACTTACAATCGGAAAACACACAAAGAGTGAACTTTGTAAACTCTACTCTATTGCACCTACAACTGTGAACGTGTGGATTAAAAAGTACAATCGTAAAGACTTAATGAACACCAGAGTAAAAGTGGAAACAAAAGACGAAATATCTAGAATTAAAGCACTTCAAAAAGAAATTGAACAGCTTAAAAAGTTACTACTTAAAAAGGATCTCGATGCTATGGTAGAAGAATCCTATCTAGAAGTAGCTGCTGAAGATTTAGGTTATAAATCTATTGCTGAACTAAAAAAAAAGTTAAGTATAAAGCCTTAA
- a CDS encoding IS3 family transposase, with protein sequence MTTITHCFGLKRNAYYKHKNRADKRLNLELQIINIVRKRRKSLPREGVRKLVKSLKADFNKAKIKVGRDTLFNVLRKHQMLTLRRKTSARTTNSYHRFYKYNNIIKDLEVTRANQVWVSDITYIRTIKGFCYLALITDMHSRKIVGYDISDSLELKGCVRALNKAIYQAKNIKELIHHSDRGIQYCSNVYTQILKRKKIDISMTEENHCYENAMAERVNGILKDEFYLDQTFDNVSHAKRAAKNAINLYNEVRLHLSLDYKTPNMVYKLSA encoded by the coding sequence TTGACAACTATAACCCATTGTTTTGGACTTAAACGCAATGCTTATTACAAGCATAAAAACAGAGCTGATAAGCGTTTAAACCTAGAACTACAGATTATTAATATCGTTAGAAAAAGACGCAAATCCCTTCCTAGAGAAGGCGTGAGAAAACTTGTAAAATCATTAAAGGCCGATTTTAATAAAGCCAAGATTAAAGTTGGTAGAGATACTTTATTTAATGTGCTTAGAAAACATCAAATGCTGACACTTAGAAGGAAAACCAGTGCTAGAACTACAAACTCTTATCATCGTTTTTACAAATATAATAACATCATTAAAGACTTAGAAGTTACTAGAGCTAACCAAGTTTGGGTATCTGATATCACATACATTAGAACCATAAAGGGCTTTTGCTACCTGGCTTTAATAACAGATATGCATTCAAGGAAAATAGTTGGTTATGATATTAGTGATAGCTTGGAACTCAAAGGATGTGTGAGAGCGCTTAATAAGGCTATTTATCAAGCTAAAAATATCAAAGAATTAATACATCATTCAGACAGAGGAATACAGTATTGTAGCAATGTTTATACACAAATACTCAAAAGAAAAAAAATAGATATTAGTATGACAGAAGAAAATCATTGTTACGAAAACGCAATGGCAGAACGCGTAAATGGAATTTTAAAAGATGAATTTTATCTCGACCAAACCTTTGATAACGTGAGTCACGCAAAGAGAGCTGCAAAAAATGCAATTAATTTATACAACGAAGTTAGATTACATTTATCTTTAGATTATAAAACACCTAATATGGTATATAAATTATCAGCTTAA
- a CDS encoding serine hydrolase domain-containing protein, producing MDFINSNDSSELKSKCINPLLIIHKTVGGNLGRVVFQIKLHSLITIKVKQMTLRLILLFIFILPLKINAQAESKNIDQFVNKLNNKVPKLLNDFNVPGAAIAIIENGKIILKKGYGCSNIDNKTKVNITTGFNIGSISKTVTAWGIMKLVQEGKIDLDAPAEKYLTRWHLPESEFDSNKVTIRRILSHTAGLSLHGYPGWSPKDKLPTIEESLNGKNNGPGRVEIIMEPGTKWKYSGGGYSILQLIIEEVTKQKFEDYMLKEILQPLGMKNTSFTIDDKIMSISSREYDMFGEEIDFELFTAKAAAGLHTNIEDFTKFALASLYKNKQYSQNILSANYLEQMMLPAPASNGSYGLGYQVESMPKHSMVLYGHGGANTGWQALFMVNPATDDGFVMFTNGGSGGKVYGQIICEWMNWVTNEESLDNCAVLPSIANKIKKIIDINGVKDIQKQYFELKNNQSGKYSISEEQLNELGYYYLSKENIDFSLAVFEIYVAAFPNSSNAYDSYGEALLKKGEKKKAIENYKKSIKLNPENNNGLQVLKGLGITLENVKQ from the coding sequence ATGGATTTTATAAACTCAAACGATAGTAGCGAACTGAAAAGCAAATGTATAAATCCGCTACTAATCATACACAAGACCGTTGGTGGTAATTTGGGAAGAGTTGTGTTCCAAATAAAACTTCATTCATTAATAACAATAAAAGTAAAACAAATGACATTAAGATTAATATTACTTTTTATTTTCATTCTTCCTTTAAAAATTAATGCTCAAGCGGAGTCAAAAAACATTGACCAATTTGTAAATAAACTAAATAATAAAGTCCCGAAACTACTAAACGACTTTAATGTTCCAGGGGCAGCAATTGCTATTATAGAAAATGGTAAAATAATCCTAAAGAAAGGTTATGGCTGTTCTAATATTGACAATAAAACCAAAGTTAATATTACTACTGGTTTTAATATTGGGTCTATTTCCAAAACTGTTACTGCATGGGGCATCATGAAACTAGTTCAAGAAGGTAAAATTGACCTTGATGCGCCTGCTGAAAAATATCTTACTAGGTGGCATTTACCAGAATCAGAGTTTGATTCAAATAAAGTTACCATAAGAAGAATCCTAAGTCATACTGCTGGATTATCGCTACACGGATACCCAGGATGGTCACCAAAAGACAAATTACCCACCATTGAAGAATCTTTAAATGGCAAAAACAATGGACCTGGACGTGTGGAAATTATCATGGAACCTGGAACAAAATGGAAATATTCTGGAGGAGGCTATTCAATTCTTCAGCTCATAATTGAGGAAGTTACCAAACAAAAATTTGAAGATTACATGCTAAAAGAAATACTTCAACCTTTAGGCATGAAAAATACTAGTTTTACTATTGATGATAAGATAATGAGTATATCGTCCCGAGAATATGATATGTTTGGAGAAGAAATCGATTTTGAACTTTTTACAGCGAAAGCAGCTGCGGGTTTACATACAAATATCGAAGATTTTACAAAATTTGCATTAGCAAGCCTATATAAAAATAAACAATATTCTCAAAATATTCTATCAGCTAATTATCTAGAACAGATGATGCTACCAGCTCCTGCTTCAAATGGTAGCTATGGTTTAGGGTATCAAGTAGAATCAATGCCAAAGCATTCAATGGTTTTATATGGTCACGGAGGTGCTAATACTGGTTGGCAAGCTTTATTTATGGTTAATCCTGCTACTGATGATGGTTTTGTCATGTTCACTAACGGGGGTTCTGGAGGTAAGGTCTATGGGCAAATAATTTGCGAATGGATGAACTGGGTAACTAATGAAGAATCATTAGACAATTGCGCAGTCTTACCTTCTATAGCGAATAAAATAAAAAAAATAATAGATATCAATGGTGTCAAAGATATTCAGAAACAATACTTCGAATTAAAAAATAACCAATCAGGTAAATACAGCATTTCAGAGGAGCAATTAAACGAATTAGGATATTATTATTTAAGTAAAGAGAATATTGACTTCTCACTCGCTGTGTTTGAAATATATGTCGCAGCATTCCCCAATTCTTCCAATGCGTATGATAGCTATGGTGAAGCTCTTTTAAAAAAAGGTGAAAAGAAAAAAGCAATTGAAAATTATAAAAAATCTATAAAACTAAATCCTGAGAATAATAATGGATTACAAGTATTAAAAGGATTAGGAATAACTCTAGAAAATGTAAAACAATAA